A genomic window from Microbacterium sp. H1-D42 includes:
- a CDS encoding metalloregulator ArsR/SmtB family transcription factor, with protein MSSEEGTPDDDLVFKALAAPIRRRMLDALRPAELTTGELCARFPEIDRTTVLQHLRVLEGADLVIGRRVGRERRLSLAPMPIKRIFDRWIGDYARAAVDLLEDLDSPPRRDDPAR; from the coding sequence ATGTCCTCCGAAGAGGGAACCCCTGACGACGATCTCGTCTTCAAGGCGCTCGCCGCGCCGATCAGGCGTCGGATGCTGGATGCCCTGCGCCCCGCAGAGTTGACCACCGGCGAACTGTGCGCGCGCTTTCCCGAGATCGACCGGACGACCGTGCTGCAGCACCTGCGCGTGCTCGAGGGTGCCGACCTCGTGATCGGCCGCCGCGTCGGACGGGAGCGCCGGCTGTCGCTGGCGCCGATGCCGATCAAGCGGATCTTCGACCGCTGGATCGGCGACTACGCCAGGGCCGCAGTGGATCTGCTCGAAGACCTCGACAGCCCACCGCGCCGAGACGATCCTGCGCGCTGA
- a CDS encoding MerR family transcriptional regulator — translation MLSIGAFAQIGQVTHRMLRHWDTAGLLVPAHVDEFSGYRSYDPSQLHRLHRIVALRQLGFGLDDIAAMLDDGIDGERLTALLRERRAEVEREHRIAAARLLDVERRLQLIQEENHMSRIEIIEKPLPAVRLAARSAVVAEQAENAAFIGPGFDAVAEVLDAVGASRATPIACFASAEDGMLITVGYEYSGHPLDGVEIAELPAVPSAICGVHLGTMDRISHSWMALHEEILARGFVPSGPCRELYVRAVSDDQSDWVTELQQPVERA, via the coding sequence ATGCTGTCCATCGGAGCGTTCGCGCAGATCGGCCAGGTGACCCATCGGATGCTGCGGCATTGGGACACCGCCGGATTGCTCGTGCCCGCGCACGTCGATGAGTTCAGCGGCTACCGCTCCTACGACCCGTCACAACTGCACCGGCTGCACCGGATCGTCGCGCTGCGCCAGCTCGGCTTCGGGCTCGACGACATCGCGGCGATGCTGGATGACGGGATCGACGGCGAGCGCCTGACCGCACTGCTGCGCGAGCGGCGTGCCGAGGTCGAGCGCGAGCACCGGATCGCGGCCGCGAGACTCCTCGACGTGGAACGGCGGCTCCAGCTCATTCAGGAGGAGAACCACATGTCCCGTATCGAGATCATCGAGAAGCCGCTGCCCGCCGTGCGTCTCGCGGCGCGCAGCGCCGTCGTCGCCGAGCAGGCCGAGAACGCCGCGTTCATCGGCCCCGGATTCGACGCGGTCGCGGAGGTGTTGGATGCTGTCGGCGCGTCGCGCGCGACCCCGATCGCCTGCTTCGCCTCGGCAGAGGACGGGATGCTGATCACCGTCGGCTACGAGTACTCCGGGCATCCGCTCGACGGCGTCGAGATCGCCGAGCTGCCGGCCGTCCCGTCAGCGATCTGCGGCGTGCACCTCGGCACTATGGACCGGATCTCGCACAGCTGGATGGCGCTGCACGAGGAGATCCTCGCCCGCGGCTTCGTGCCGTCGGGCCCGTGCCGCGAGCTGTACGTGCGCGCGGTGTCTGACGATCAGTCCGACTGGGTCACCGAGCTGCAGCAGCCTGTCGAACGCGCCTGA
- a CDS encoding GntR family transcriptional regulator, with protein sequence MIDEGRPLFLQIAEAIEDSILDGALTEEGQAPSTNELAAFYRINPATAAKGVAMLTDKGILLKRRGIGMFVAAGARATLLAERRTAFAERYIDPLIAEARTLGLDADDLTALLHERAQRAASTEGTPA encoded by the coding sequence GTGATCGACGAAGGCAGGCCGCTGTTCCTCCAGATCGCCGAGGCGATCGAGGACTCCATCCTCGATGGAGCTCTCACCGAAGAGGGGCAGGCACCTTCGACGAACGAACTCGCCGCCTTCTACCGGATCAATCCGGCTACCGCAGCGAAGGGGGTCGCCATGCTGACCGACAAGGGCATCCTGCTCAAGCGTCGTGGGATCGGCATGTTCGTGGCCGCCGGCGCCCGCGCCACGCTGCTCGCCGAACGGCGCACCGCCTTCGCCGAGCGCTACATCGACCCCCTCATCGCCGAAGCCCGCACTCTTGGGCTCGACGCCGACGACCTGACCGCATTGCTGCATGAACGCGCCCAGCGCGCAGCATCCACCGAAGGGACCCCCGCATGA
- a CDS encoding ABC transporter ATP-binding protein yields MTSVIEVQNLTKRYKDTVALDNVSLTIEKDTIYGLLGRNGAGKTTLMSILTAQNFATSGDAHVFGESPYENAGVLSRICFVRESQKYPDDATPTHAFRAAQLFFRNWDQDFAEQLIADFQLPTSTRIKKLSRGQLSAVGVIIGLASRAEITFFDEPYLGLDAVARQIFYDRLIEDYSEHPRTIILSSHLIDEVSNLIEKVIVIDSGRILLNEDTDAVRGRASTIVGDAAKVEAWVAGREVIHREALGRVASVTVLGHLSDADRADIAAADLDLATVSLQQLVVRLTQNAAKSASDPATHTATHTAKEVH; encoded by the coding sequence ATGACATCCGTCATCGAGGTGCAGAATCTGACCAAGCGCTACAAGGACACCGTCGCTCTCGACAATGTCTCGCTGACGATCGAGAAGGACACCATCTACGGTCTGCTCGGCCGCAACGGCGCGGGCAAGACCACACTGATGTCGATCCTCACCGCGCAGAACTTCGCGACCTCCGGTGACGCACACGTCTTCGGCGAGAGCCCGTACGAGAACGCGGGAGTGCTCAGTCGCATCTGCTTCGTGCGAGAGAGCCAGAAGTACCCGGACGACGCGACTCCGACGCACGCGTTCCGCGCCGCACAGTTGTTCTTCCGCAACTGGGACCAGGACTTCGCCGAGCAGCTGATCGCCGATTTCCAACTGCCGACGAGCACGCGCATCAAGAAGCTCTCCCGTGGCCAGCTCTCGGCAGTCGGGGTGATCATCGGCCTGGCATCCCGCGCCGAGATCACATTCTTCGACGAGCCGTACCTCGGACTCGACGCCGTGGCTCGTCAGATCTTCTACGACCGGCTCATCGAGGACTACTCCGAGCACCCGCGCACGATCATCCTGTCGTCGCACCTGATCGACGAGGTCTCGAACCTCATTGAAAAAGTGATCGTGATCGACTCGGGTCGGATCCTGCTGAACGAGGACACTGACGCTGTGCGCGGACGCGCGTCGACCATCGTCGGAGACGCCGCCAAGGTCGAGGCCTGGGTCGCGGGGCGCGAGGTCATCCACCGCGAGGCGCTGGGGCGCGTGGCATCCGTCACGGTCCTCGGCCACCTCAGCGACGCCGATCGCGCTGACATCGCCGCAGCGGACCTCGATCTCGCGACGGTCTCACTGCAGCAACTCGTCGTCCGACTCACCCAGAACGCCGCGAAGTCGGCGTCCGACCCCGCCACCCACACTGCCACCCACACTGCCAAGGAGGTGCACTGA
- a CDS encoding MFS transporter — MTSTTDAPPRLWSNRGYVLWLTSDTAKGLATSLFSFAIPLVALFITNDPAQAGIIGGIGMAVRLVITLFGGVFADRHDRVSMMLVGATAGVALGAAFMLLALTDALTFATLLVVEVLMAARAGAFEPASESALKEIVPDGVMGRAQAANQGRDAALQLAGGPLGGMLLAAGAWLIGLAMTVSYAVAAATAWWLKRMTGADAQASDLDDAAQGPASDASAARAERGMLREIREGFVWLFSRPDLGGVLLIITVINLGFNAASTSVVYALQQDGHSELTIGVISAAIGAVMLVGALVAPTLVPRVKAGTLTIVGLMTTTAGALVMSVVDTPLGVAIVFGAAVFLLPSLNAAMMGYFMVATPSRLLGRANSAAGVLGMGAMPLAPLIAGFGLAWVGRTPTILFCAALCAVALLLAVFNKPLRSLPAEAGWAAHAKQFEDAGATASVG, encoded by the coding sequence ATGACCTCGACGACCGATGCGCCGCCTCGCCTCTGGAGCAACCGCGGCTACGTGCTGTGGCTGACCAGCGACACCGCCAAGGGGCTCGCCACTTCGCTGTTCAGCTTTGCGATCCCGCTGGTCGCGCTGTTCATCACGAACGATCCGGCACAAGCCGGGATCATCGGCGGCATCGGCATGGCCGTGCGCCTGGTGATCACGCTGTTCGGCGGCGTCTTCGCCGACCGGCACGATCGCGTGAGCATGATGCTCGTCGGCGCAACGGCGGGTGTCGCCCTGGGCGCCGCGTTCATGCTTCTCGCACTTACCGATGCCCTGACGTTCGCCACTCTGCTGGTGGTCGAGGTGCTGATGGCCGCTCGCGCCGGGGCGTTCGAGCCGGCGAGCGAGAGCGCACTGAAGGAGATCGTCCCGGACGGGGTGATGGGTCGCGCGCAGGCTGCGAACCAGGGACGGGATGCCGCCTTGCAACTCGCTGGCGGGCCGCTGGGCGGCATGCTGCTCGCCGCCGGCGCCTGGCTGATCGGGCTCGCGATGACGGTGAGCTACGCGGTGGCCGCCGCCACGGCCTGGTGGCTGAAGAGGATGACAGGAGCGGATGCCCAGGCATCCGACCTCGACGATGCTGCGCAGGGACCGGCATCCGACGCGTCCGCCGCGCGCGCCGAGCGCGGCATGCTGCGCGAGATCCGCGAGGGGTTCGTGTGGCTGTTCTCGCGACCCGACCTCGGTGGGGTGCTGCTGATCATCACGGTCATCAACCTCGGATTCAACGCGGCGAGCACCAGCGTCGTCTACGCGCTGCAGCAGGACGGACATTCCGAATTGACCATCGGCGTCATCTCGGCGGCGATCGGCGCGGTGATGCTCGTCGGCGCCCTCGTCGCGCCGACGCTGGTGCCGCGAGTCAAAGCCGGCACGCTGACCATCGTCGGGCTGATGACCACCACCGCCGGCGCACTCGTGATGAGCGTGGTCGACACGCCGCTCGGCGTCGCGATCGTGTTCGGCGCTGCGGTCTTCCTGCTGCCGTCGTTGAACGCCGCGATGATGGGCTACTTCATGGTGGCGACGCCGTCACGCCTGCTCGGGCGCGCCAACAGCGCCGCGGGAGTGCTCGGCATGGGCGCGATGCCGCTCGCCCCACTCATCGCCGGCTTCGGACTGGCGTGGGTCGGGCGCACGCCGACCATCCTGTTCTGCGCAGCGCTGTGCGCGGTGGCCCTGCTGCTGGCGGTGTTCAACAAGCCCTTGCGCTCGCTGCCCGCCGAGGCCGGCTGGGCGGCGCATGCGAAGCAGTTCGAGGATGCCGGGGCGACGGCATCCGTCGGCTGA
- a CDS encoding methyltransferase, translating into MFDFSRLRRFPDVEAPNLQAWDATDELLVQWALEAGVPGSEIAVIGDEYGAITLALSDAGLSGIRVHQDLVTGRRALVNNARALGSSGWQSHELDETLLAGARVVLVQLPKSLAALEEIADAVARWAASDAVLVAGGRVKHMTLAQNDVLARHFAAVQPQRAARKSRLLVASAPTHPAEKPLPAPETSRHVISHPGSGFSRGEGEASLEFVLCAYGGAFAGAKLDIGTRALLDAMPALASGSSAVAARPMVVDLGCGTGALAVAFALQHPPATIIATDRSAAAVRSTRATVAANDLQDRITVTLDDAGSDLGDGSADLVLLNPPFHLGASVHEGAGHRLIEAAARLTREGGEVWTVFNSHLDHRRVLTREVGPTEQITRTSKFTVTRSIKRA; encoded by the coding sequence GTGTTCGACTTCAGCAGGCTGCGCCGATTCCCCGACGTCGAGGCGCCCAACCTGCAGGCGTGGGATGCCACCGACGAACTGCTCGTGCAGTGGGCGCTCGAGGCGGGTGTGCCCGGCTCCGAGATCGCGGTGATCGGCGACGAATACGGCGCCATCACGCTGGCATTGTCGGATGCCGGCCTGTCGGGCATCCGCGTGCATCAGGATCTCGTGACCGGGCGGCGCGCGCTGGTGAACAATGCGCGGGCGCTGGGATCGAGCGGTTGGCAGTCTCACGAACTCGATGAGACGCTGCTCGCCGGTGCGCGGGTCGTGCTGGTGCAGCTGCCGAAGTCGCTCGCCGCGCTGGAGGAGATCGCGGATGCTGTCGCCCGATGGGCAGCATCCGACGCCGTTCTCGTGGCCGGCGGCCGCGTCAAGCACATGACACTCGCCCAGAACGACGTGCTCGCCCGACACTTCGCCGCCGTGCAGCCCCAACGCGCCGCCCGCAAGTCCCGTCTGCTGGTCGCCTCCGCCCCCACGCACCCCGCTGAGAAACCACTTCCCGCTCCAGAAACCAGCAGACACGTCATTTCTCATCCGGGAAGTGGTTTCTCGCGGGGAGAGGGAGAGGCGTCGCTGGAATTCGTGCTGTGCGCATACGGCGGAGCATTCGCGGGGGCGAAGCTCGACATCGGCACGCGGGCGCTGCTCGACGCCATGCCCGCCCTCGCCTCCGGCAGTTCGGCCGTGGCCGCCCGCCCCATGGTCGTCGACCTCGGCTGCGGGACGGGCGCACTCGCCGTGGCGTTCGCGCTGCAGCATCCGCCTGCCACGATCATCGCGACCGATCGCTCGGCAGCGGCCGTGCGCTCGACGCGCGCCACAGTCGCGGCTAACGACCTGCAGGATCGCATCACGGTCACCCTCGACGACGCCGGGTCCGACCTCGGCGACGGCAGCGCCGATCTGGTGCTGTTGAACCCTCCGTTCCACCTCGGCGCGAGCGTGCACGAAGGGGCCGGTCACCGTCTCATCGAGGCGGCGGCGAGGCTGACTCGTGAAGGCGGCGAGGTGTGGACCGTCTTCAATTCGCATCTCGACCACCGCAGAGTGCTGACCCGCGAGGTCGGGCCCACCGAGCAGATCACGCGTACCTCGAAATTCACGGTGACCAGGTCAATTAAGCGGGCGTAG
- a CDS encoding helix-turn-helix domain-containing protein — MAEQEDLDARAEADEHTYMTSAMLKALANPLRRRITKALARREFARAADIAADLDVPANTASFHLRVLADAGLVAEAPEHARDRRDRVWTPVSGGFNVGSPEHPIEDEVLGAALMRTLADDHLEMVRRVMDWAPEYVTGRTTEVHGTFEQRSMRLTEAEFKTVTEKVNKIFAEAEAAHDPTDPGSRMWGIDLIAADDTI, encoded by the coding sequence ATGGCCGAACAGGAAGATCTCGACGCACGCGCTGAGGCCGACGAGCACACCTACATGACGTCGGCGATGCTGAAGGCCCTCGCCAATCCGCTGCGTCGCCGGATCACGAAGGCGCTCGCCCGCCGCGAGTTCGCACGGGCCGCCGATATCGCCGCGGACCTGGATGTTCCGGCCAACACCGCCAGCTTCCACCTGCGCGTGCTTGCCGACGCCGGCCTGGTCGCCGAAGCCCCAGAGCACGCCCGCGACCGGCGGGATCGGGTCTGGACGCCCGTGAGCGGCGGCTTCAATGTCGGCTCACCCGAGCATCCGATCGAGGACGAGGTGCTCGGTGCCGCACTCATGCGCACGCTTGCCGATGATCACCTCGAGATGGTGCGCCGCGTGATGGACTGGGCGCCCGAGTACGTCACTGGCCGCACGACCGAGGTGCACGGCACGTTCGAACAGCGCTCGATGCGCCTCACCGAGGCGGAGTTCAAGACGGTGACCGAGAAGGTCAACAAGATCTTCGCCGAGGCCGAAGCCGCCCACGACCCGACCGACCCTGGTAGCCGCATGTGGGGGATCGACCTGATCGCCGCCGACGACACGATCTGA
- a CDS encoding SRPBCC domain-containing protein, whose protein sequence is MSQELTELSFTVSGRVARPVAEVYEAVADPQQLSKYFTTGGARGHLKPGADVSWDFADFPGRFPVTVIDTDAPHRIVIEWEVAEAAAESGSTRVTFEFAPIDDGARTLVTITESSWQATAAGAKGAFGNCEGWTGMLIALKAWVEHGINLREGFYK, encoded by the coding sequence ATGTCTCAGGAACTCACCGAACTCTCTTTCACCGTCTCGGGGCGCGTCGCGCGCCCCGTCGCCGAGGTATACGAGGCCGTCGCCGACCCGCAGCAGCTCTCGAAGTACTTCACCACCGGAGGTGCCCGTGGGCACCTCAAGCCCGGCGCCGATGTCAGCTGGGACTTCGCCGACTTCCCCGGCCGCTTCCCGGTGACGGTCATCGACACCGACGCTCCGCACCGGATCGTGATCGAGTGGGAGGTCGCCGAGGCAGCCGCCGAGAGCGGAAGCACCAGGGTCACCTTCGAGTTCGCGCCGATCGATGACGGCGCGCGCACGCTCGTCACGATCACCGAGAGCTCATGGCAGGCGACGGCGGCCGGCGCGAAGGGCGCATTCGGCAACTGCGAGGGCTGGACCGGCATGCTGATCGCCCTGAAGGCCTGGGTCGAGCACGGCATCAACCTGCGGGAGGGGTTCTACAAGTAA
- a CDS encoding polysaccharide lyase 8 family protein: MMSPLELNRRSFLAILGAGALVALSGEAASASTSPFRTATSDPLAALIERRRIMLAGDGSAASVPELAGVLQQMSESAGASWDAMVRPAAAPGIWPDLPLVGVSGSVMSGNMGVTFNRIFDLALAYSTAGCAQHGDSALAADLVDALAYLSANVYRAGRSPVGNWWFWEIGVPRKAAETLILLHEVVPAEVRTALLAAARHFTPNPNWRGRGTSFAETGANRTDKALSCALRGILDSRPDEIALARDALSDTVGGGRNSVFGYVTRGDGFYRDGSFVQHGYLPYVGTYGVVTLSGIAEILGLLGGSAWDIVDPNKTVILDAVEAAYAPFIWNGRMMDTVRGRAVSRQAAPDYVDGAGAITAILLLAPGAGEPYRSRYLSLVKGWLERCVDEKLYGLPSQTIAKSLLVTSVLGDDVIPAAPAPVYTKAFGDQDRLVHHRPNFSAVVNVSSKRIGRYEWGNRENNIGWYQGDGLTFFYTPTDPAQFSADFWPTVDPYRLPGTTVTAEPRNNGATDGTGIPRAFQAFGGGLALDDRWGIQGMDHLNHNRTLSGRKSWFFLDDKVVCLGAAITSASGHDVFTTIDNRSFAPGTVPNVRTDNRNRVLTASDAPVRVGRNVHIMGHGGYVFLQGENVAGDIDVRIVRRTGDWKTINSGSDTGGTDEVKTRDYVTLTHHHGTDPSGGGYAYIVLPNVAHSVTFTESDDPTVAVVANNAQAQMIKVVRDGLTLANFFAAASAGAIEASGPCSVAVRADGGRTTVALSDPSRTQQVARVTLADVSTSSVVEADAGVRIVSAAPLTVEFELDGHGHSKRIVLA; this comes from the coding sequence ATGATGTCCCCCCTCGAATTGAACCGCCGCTCATTCCTCGCCATACTCGGCGCAGGAGCACTTGTGGCTCTCTCCGGAGAAGCCGCCAGCGCGAGCACCTCCCCCTTCCGCACCGCGACGTCCGATCCGCTGGCCGCGTTGATCGAGCGCCGCCGGATCATGCTCGCCGGCGACGGCAGCGCAGCCTCCGTTCCCGAGCTCGCCGGTGTCCTCCAGCAGATGAGCGAGAGCGCCGGTGCGAGCTGGGATGCCATGGTGCGGCCAGCCGCAGCACCGGGCATCTGGCCCGATCTCCCCCTGGTCGGCGTGAGCGGCTCGGTGATGTCCGGGAACATGGGCGTCACCTTCAACCGCATCTTCGACCTGGCTCTGGCCTACTCGACCGCCGGCTGCGCGCAGCACGGCGACAGCGCCCTCGCTGCTGATCTGGTCGACGCGCTCGCCTACCTGAGCGCGAACGTCTACAGGGCCGGCCGCTCGCCCGTCGGCAACTGGTGGTTCTGGGAGATCGGCGTGCCGCGCAAGGCGGCCGAGACCCTCATCCTGCTGCATGAGGTCGTGCCCGCAGAGGTGCGCACGGCGCTCCTGGCGGCAGCCCGCCACTTCACGCCCAACCCGAACTGGCGCGGCCGCGGCACGAGCTTCGCCGAGACCGGAGCGAACCGCACCGACAAGGCGCTCTCCTGTGCGCTGCGCGGCATTCTCGATTCCCGTCCCGACGAGATCGCCCTTGCGCGCGATGCGCTCAGCGACACCGTCGGCGGTGGCCGCAACAGCGTTTTCGGCTACGTCACCCGCGGCGACGGCTTCTACCGCGACGGCTCGTTCGTGCAGCACGGCTACCTGCCATACGTCGGCACGTACGGCGTCGTGACCCTCAGCGGCATCGCCGAGATCCTGGGCCTGCTGGGCGGCAGCGCGTGGGACATCGTCGATCCGAACAAGACCGTGATCCTGGATGCCGTCGAAGCCGCGTACGCGCCGTTCATCTGGAACGGTCGCATGATGGACACCGTTCGCGGGCGTGCCGTCTCCCGGCAGGCCGCCCCGGACTACGTCGACGGCGCCGGCGCCATCACCGCGATCCTCCTTCTCGCACCCGGTGCGGGTGAGCCGTACCGCAGCCGCTACCTGTCGCTCGTGAAGGGCTGGCTCGAACGCTGCGTCGACGAGAAGCTCTACGGACTCCCCTCGCAGACGATCGCGAAGTCGCTGCTGGTGACCTCGGTCCTCGGCGACGATGTGATCCCCGCGGCACCCGCCCCGGTGTACACCAAGGCGTTCGGCGACCAGGACCGACTGGTGCACCACCGCCCGAACTTCAGTGCCGTGGTCAACGTCTCGTCCAAGCGGATCGGCCGCTACGAGTGGGGCAACCGCGAGAACAACATCGGCTGGTACCAGGGCGACGGACTCACCTTCTTCTACACCCCGACGGACCCCGCCCAGTTCAGCGCCGACTTCTGGCCGACCGTCGACCCTTACCGGCTGCCCGGCACGACCGTCACGGCAGAACCGCGGAACAACGGAGCGACCGACGGCACGGGCATCCCCCGCGCCTTCCAGGCGTTCGGCGGCGGACTCGCGCTGGACGACCGGTGGGGCATCCAGGGCATGGATCACCTCAACCACAACAGGACGCTCAGCGGGCGGAAGTCGTGGTTCTTCCTCGACGACAAGGTCGTCTGCCTGGGGGCGGCGATCACGTCAGCATCCGGACACGACGTCTTCACCACGATTGACAACCGTTCGTTCGCACCCGGCACCGTGCCGAACGTGCGCACCGACAACCGCAATCGCGTCCTGACCGCGTCCGACGCACCCGTCCGGGTCGGCCGGAACGTGCACATCATGGGTCACGGCGGCTACGTGTTCCTCCAGGGCGAGAACGTCGCCGGAGACATCGATGTGCGCATCGTGCGGCGCACGGGAGACTGGAAGACGATCAACTCGGGCTCCGACACCGGCGGCACCGACGAGGTGAAGACGCGCGACTACGTCACGCTGACCCACCACCACGGCACCGATCCGTCCGGCGGGGGCTACGCGTACATCGTCCTGCCCAACGTGGCGCACAGCGTCACGTTCACCGAATCCGACGATCCGACGGTCGCGGTGGTCGCGAACAACGCCCAGGCCCAGATGATCAAGGTCGTCCGCGACGGGCTCACGCTCGCGAACTTCTTCGCCGCGGCGTCGGCCGGTGCGATCGAGGCGAGCGGGCCGTGCTCGGTGGCCGTGCGCGCCGACGGCGGCCGCACGACGGTGGCGCTCTCCGATCCCAGCCGCACGCAGCAGGTCGCCCGCGTCACCCTCGCCGACGTGTCGACATCGTCGGTGGTGGAGGCGGATGCCGGAGTGCGGATCGTCTCGGCGGCACCGCTCACCGTCGAGTTCGAACTCGACGGTCACGGCCACTCGAAGCGGATCGTCCTGGCCTGA
- a CDS encoding DUF5107 domain-containing protein, with protein MTATLTLESVTLPSAPVGVPNPLPAVAAMPEAPYEASTENLPAEIAANIAYGRVTSIHPYLLQDGYSRELAPAPMRVAVLENHLMRAEFALDLGGRLIRLLDKATGRDLVYRNAVFQPANLGLRNAWFSGGAEWNIGMRGHWPLTSAPLYAAELTAPDGEPVLRMWEYERKRGLIVQIDATLDANVAALHVQVRVRNPHPTETGMYWWTNIAVAQTAGSRVFAPATHAYQTQYDGSLGYVDVAAPDISRPASAEAAADWFFDLSEPGALRSDEAQRMPWIAALEPDGSGLGHTSTSLLKGRKLFVWGDTTGGRHWCDWLGGETGAYFEIQGGLATTQYEHLPMPGGATWEWRETFVPLQVDGDIDGEWGSAAPVVEAAVVAASSGADGSRLDAVADVAPDRMLNTGAPWGALEAELAARFGATFEGLPGVRFDRDAGTYQKADEGAYWVGLLDGSDSSVDGALGSPASYVEGEHWERLLAEAPATWLTHYHRGVIAHAGGDLARASSHYEASLRQRRSPWALRGLGLVRITERDVDAGITHLADALSQAPGMVPLVLELGAALLAAERADEASALVASLSSDARDLGRVRVLAIRAALAAGDREAAGRLLEERFEVPDIREGELSMSALWREAFPDRPVPEWYDFSMS; from the coding sequence ATGACGGCCACGCTCACGCTCGAATCGGTCACGCTTCCCTCCGCTCCCGTCGGAGTGCCGAATCCGCTGCCCGCTGTGGCCGCCATGCCGGAGGCTCCTTACGAGGCGTCGACCGAGAATCTGCCCGCTGAGATCGCGGCGAACATCGCGTACGGGCGGGTCACCAGCATCCACCCCTACCTGCTGCAGGACGGCTACTCGCGCGAGCTCGCCCCCGCGCCGATGCGTGTGGCGGTGCTCGAGAACCACCTGATGCGCGCGGAATTCGCGCTCGACCTCGGTGGGCGCCTCATCCGACTGCTCGACAAGGCGACCGGGCGCGACCTGGTGTACCGCAACGCGGTCTTCCAGCCCGCGAACCTCGGCCTGCGCAACGCCTGGTTCTCGGGCGGCGCGGAGTGGAACATCGGCATGCGCGGACACTGGCCGCTGACGTCAGCGCCGCTGTACGCCGCCGAGCTCACCGCCCCGGACGGCGAGCCGGTGCTGCGCATGTGGGAGTACGAGCGCAAGCGCGGCCTGATCGTGCAGATCGACGCCACTCTCGACGCGAACGTCGCAGCTCTGCACGTGCAGGTGCGCGTGCGCAATCCGCACCCGACCGAGACCGGCATGTACTGGTGGACGAACATCGCCGTCGCGCAGACGGCCGGCTCGCGCGTCTTCGCTCCCGCAACGCACGCCTATCAGACGCAGTACGACGGCTCACTCGGGTACGTCGACGTCGCGGCCCCAGACATCAGCCGGCCGGCGAGCGCCGAGGCGGCAGCCGACTGGTTCTTCGACCTTTCGGAGCCCGGTGCGCTGAGGTCGGACGAAGCGCAGCGGATGCCCTGGATCGCCGCCCTCGAACCCGACGGCTCCGGTCTCGGACACACGTCAACGTCACTGCTCAAGGGACGCAAGCTCTTCGTCTGGGGCGACACCACCGGCGGTCGGCACTGGTGCGACTGGCTCGGCGGCGAGACCGGGGCGTACTTCGAGATCCAGGGCGGTCTCGCGACGACGCAGTACGAGCACCTGCCGATGCCGGGCGGGGCGACCTGGGAGTGGCGCGAGACGTTCGTGCCGCTGCAGGTCGATGGCGACATCGACGGGGAGTGGGGTTCGGCGGCGCCCGTCGTTGAGGCGGCAGTGGTCGCAGCGTCCAGCGGCGCGGACGGGTCGCGCCTTGACGCCGTCGCTGACGTCGCCCCGGATCGGATGCTGAACACCGGCGCTCCCTGGGGAGCGCTGGAGGCCGAGCTCGCTGCGCGCTTCGGTGCGACGTTCGAGGGCCTGCCAGGGGTGCGCTTCGACCGGGATGCCGGTACTTATCAAAAGGCTGACGAGGGCGCCTACTGGGTCGGGCTTCTCGACGGGTCTGACTCGTCCGTCGACGGTGCTCTCGGCTCTCCGGCCTCGTACGTCGAGGGCGAGCACTGGGAGCGCCTGCTCGCCGAGGCCCCGGCGACCTGGTTGACGCACTATCACCGCGGCGTCATCGCGCATGCCGGCGGAGACCTTGCACGCGCGTCCTCGCACTACGAGGCGTCGCTGCGCCAGCGCCGCTCGCCCTGGGCGCTGCGCGGACTCGGGCTGGTGCGGATCACCGAGCGCGACGTGGATGCCGGGATCACGCACCTGGCCGATGCGCTCTCTCAGGCGCCGGGCATGGTGCCGCTGGTGCTCGAGCTCGGCGCCGCACTGCTGGCCGCCGAGCGCGCCGACGAGGCGTCGGCTCTCGTGGCATCCCTCTCCTCTGATGCGCGCGATCTCGGACGCGTGCGCGTTCTCGCGATCCGCGCCGCCCTCGCAGCCGGTGACCGCGAGGCCGCCGGCCGCCTGCTCGAGGAGCGCTTCGAGGTGCCCGACATCCGCGAGGGCGAGCTGAGCATGTCGGCCCTGTGGCGCGAGGCCTTCCCCGACCGCCCGGTGCCGGAGTGGTACGACTTCTCGATGTCCTGA